A window of Coturnix japonica isolate 7356 chromosome 2, Coturnix japonica 2.1, whole genome shotgun sequence contains these coding sequences:
- the FAM110B gene encoding protein FAM110B, with translation MPTETLPTGSMVKPVSPAVTFTSAVPLRILNKGPDYFRRQAEPNPKRLSAVERLEADKAKYVKSQEVINAKQEPVKPAVLAKPPVCPAAKRALGSPTLKVFSNNAKTESGVQRENLKLEILKNIINSSEGSSSGSGHKHGPRNWPPHRADSTELNRHSFAESLKVYPTQGRSSPQESSSNVSRRLLDQSAETFLHVSHSSSDIRKVTSAKPLKAIPCSSSAPPLPPKPKIAAIATLKSPEIEAVESGCGVSRRPSLQRSKSDLSDRYFRVDADVERFFNYCGLDPEELENLGMENFARANSDIISLNFRSASMISSDCEQSQDSNSDLRNDDSANDRVPYGISAIERNARIIKWLYSIKQARESQKVSHV, from the coding sequence ATGCCTACAGAAACACTACCGACAGGTAGCATGGTGAAGCCGGTCAGCCCTGCCGTGACTTTCACATCTGCCGTCCCTCTCCGCATCCTGAACAAAGGACCTGACTATTTTCGCAGGCAGGCGGAGCCTAACCCAAAAAGACTGAGCGCGGTGGAGAGGCTGGAAGCCGACAAGGCGAAATACGTCAAAAGCCAGGAGGTCATCAATGCCAAGCAGGAGCCCGtgaagccagcagtgctggcgAAGCCGCCGGTCTGTCCTGCAGCCAAGCGGGCACTGGGCAGCCCCACCTTGAAGGTATTCAGCAACAATGCAAAGACCGAGAGCGGTGTCCAGAGAGAAAATCTGAAGCTAGAGATTCTGAAGAACATCATCAATAGCTCTGAAGGCTCCAGCTCAGGTTCGGGGCACAAGCACGGTCCCCGAAACTGGCCACCCCACAGAGCTGATTCGACGGAACTGAACCGCCATTCGTTTGCTGAGTCCTTGAAGGTTTACCCCACACAGGGCCGTAGCAGCCCCCAGGAGAGCAGCTCCAATGTCAGTAGAAGGCTCCTAGACCAGTCGGCAGAGACTTTCTTACATGTCTCTCACAGCTCCTCAGACATTAGGAAAGTAACTAGCGCAAAGCCCTTAAAAGCAATACCTTGCAGTAGTTCAGCCCCACCTCTGCCTCCAAAACCCAAAATTGCTGCCATTGCCACCCTGAAGTCCCCAGAGATTGAGGCAGTTGAGTCTGGATGCGGAGTTAGTAGAAGACCCTCCCTACAGCGATCGAAATCAGACTTAAGCGACAGATACTTTCGTGTCGACGCAGATGTTGAACGATTCTTTAACTACTGTGGACTGGATCCTGAAGAGCTTGAAAACCTTGGGATGGAAAATTTTGCAAGGGCTAACTCTGATATTATATCCCTCAACTTTCGCAGTGCAAGCATGATTAGCTCAGACTGTGAACAGTCTCAGGACAGCAACAGTGACCTTAGAAATGATGACAGTGCCAATGACCGTGTGCCATACGGCATTTCTGCTATTGAAAGGAATGCCAGAATCATCAAGTGGTTATATAGCATCAAGCAAGCTAGAGAGTCACAGAAAGTGTCCCACGTGTGA